The Polycladomyces zharkentensis genome window below encodes:
- a CDS encoding quinone-dependent dihydroorotate dehydrogenase, whose protein sequence is MYATWKKWLFRLDPETAHEWTIRSLQAMQSVPALLAAVERRMRVKDDRLAVCCWNRIFPNPVGLAAGFDKHAGVYPALAAFGFGSIEVGTLTPRPQPGNPKPRLFRLPEDEAIVNRMGFNNSGIEHAARSFVSLPRPAVPIGINLGKNKDTPNEQASDDYRIGLRTLYGYGDYFVINISSPNTQGLRDLQQMNALDRLLLEVMAEKRQLQQETGEERPILLKVAPDMPLEMLSDMVRIGLQHRINGFIATNTTLAREGLKNAHAGETGGLSGKPLRRQSTEFIRHIYRESEGRVPIIGVGGIFTGEDAYEKIRAGARLVQVYTGMIYRGPGIAREINQTLIRLLERDGLDSIEAAVGADV, encoded by the coding sequence TTGTATGCAACATGGAAAAAATGGCTGTTTCGATTGGACCCGGAAACGGCACACGAGTGGACGATACGCAGTTTGCAGGCCATGCAGTCCGTCCCTGCACTTCTTGCCGCTGTCGAACGTCGCATGCGCGTAAAGGATGATCGGCTCGCCGTCTGTTGCTGGAATCGCATTTTTCCCAACCCCGTCGGTCTGGCGGCCGGGTTCGATAAACACGCGGGCGTATACCCGGCGTTGGCCGCTTTCGGGTTTGGATCGATCGAGGTAGGGACACTCACTCCACGCCCCCAACCGGGCAATCCGAAGCCACGCTTGTTCCGACTGCCGGAAGACGAGGCCATCGTGAATCGGATGGGCTTCAACAACAGCGGCATTGAACATGCAGCCCGATCTTTTGTCAGTCTTCCCCGACCCGCCGTTCCCATTGGCATCAATTTGGGTAAAAACAAGGACACCCCCAATGAACAGGCGTCCGACGACTACCGGATCGGACTGCGGACGCTGTACGGATACGGCGATTATTTCGTTATCAACATCAGTTCTCCCAATACGCAAGGTTTGCGTGATCTTCAGCAAATGAACGCCCTGGACCGGCTGTTGCTTGAGGTGATGGCGGAAAAACGGCAACTGCAACAAGAAACGGGCGAAGAGCGCCCCATTCTGCTCAAGGTGGCTCCCGATATGCCGCTGGAGATGTTGTCCGACATGGTGCGGATCGGATTGCAACACCGCATCAACGGATTCATTGCCACCAACACCACGTTGGCCCGGGAGGGATTGAAAAACGCGCATGCCGGAGAAACCGGCGGCTTGAGCGGGAAACCGCTCCGACGCCAATCCACCGAGTTCATCCGGCACATCTACCGGGAATCCGAGGGCCGGGTACCCATCATCGGGGTAGGCGGCATCTTCACCGGTGAGGACGCCTACGAAAAAATCCGGGCAGGCGCCCGGCTGGTTCAGGTGTATACCGGCATGATCTACCGCGGCCCCGGCATCGCCAGAGAGATCAATCAAACGTTGATCCGTCTTTTGGAACGCGACGGATTGGATTCCATTGAAGCAGCCGTCGGAGCGGACGTGTGA
- a CDS encoding KamA family radical SAM protein, translating to MRNPNLTQTEYEREMLKKTIKRFRSKMSPSLARLAKQSEAVAKQFIPSPYEALDFGTETPFEAGKNNQGIYGLERIYEDRAVITPYFECSAYCRYCFKKTRTLAGSAKRMSDEDIEKAVQFISSDERIRTVLITGGDPFLDPELLKKVLDKVFPIPHVRNIRIGTRNILFSPESVTDDLAKMIASYKRIDYHDPRLSKNISIGLSINHVDELTKEVVRAYQRLIKEGITVWGQVVLLKGINDSVRSIRDLVEAFLSTGIIPYYLFHCMPVVGAKHFRTSVQKGLDILRELSPYSGTTAFQYVYVTPIGKHRIAPGHQLEYVDIDGQRYIRSVTPYKAADFLEFSDSDQLPPLHEVNEDGYIVSHYLDGHDDEEILA from the coding sequence ATGAGAAACCCAAATCTGACTCAAACGGAATATGAACGGGAAATGTTGAAAAAAACAATCAAACGATTTCGTTCTAAAATGAGTCCAAGCCTGGCACGATTAGCAAAACAATCTGAAGCAGTAGCGAAGCAGTTTATTCCAAGCCCATATGAAGCACTGGATTTCGGTACGGAAACACCCTTCGAGGCAGGAAAGAATAATCAAGGAATCTATGGTTTGGAACGGATATATGAAGACCGGGCTGTCATTACCCCTTATTTCGAGTGTTCAGCATACTGCCGATATTGTTTTAAAAAAACGAGAACATTGGCCGGTTCAGCTAAGCGGATGAGTGATGAAGATATTGAGAAAGCGGTTCAGTTTATTTCATCCGACGAGAGAATCCGGACAGTGTTGATTACGGGTGGAGACCCTTTTCTCGATCCTGAATTACTAAAAAAAGTATTGGATAAAGTGTTCCCCATTCCCCATGTGCGCAATATCCGGATCGGAACGCGCAACATTTTGTTTTCGCCGGAATCAGTCACTGATGATTTAGCCAAAATGATCGCCAGTTATAAACGAATTGATTATCATGACCCCCGATTATCAAAAAACATCTCCATCGGATTGTCCATCAATCATGTGGATGAATTGACAAAAGAGGTTGTACGTGCCTATCAGCGGTTGATCAAAGAAGGGATTACCGTTTGGGGACAGGTGGTCTTGCTGAAAGGAATCAATGATTCGGTACGTTCCATTCGCGATTTGGTGGAAGCTTTCCTGTCTACGGGAATCATTCCTTACTACCTGTTCCATTGTATGCCGGTGGTTGGGGCCAAGCATTTCCGCACTTCTGTACAAAAAGGTCTGGATATCCTTCGAGAACTGTCCCCTTATTCAGGAACTACCGCATTTCAATATGTATATGTTACGCCAATCGGGAAACACCGTATTGCGCCGGGACACCAATTGGAGTATGTGGACATTGATGGACAAAGATATATTCGCTCAGTCACTCCATATAAGGCTGCCGATTTTTTGGAATTCTCCGATAGCGACCAACTTCCTCCGTTGCATGAAGTGAATGAAGACGGCTATATCGTATCCCATTATCTTGACGGTCACGATGATGAGGAGATTTTGGCATGA
- a CDS encoding ATP-grasp domain-containing protein, protein MNKAMVFVENQAFGILVKLAKRSKERGFDNFVLFRPMHPHEKEQLKQYEQAYKQPLFDRLVETERWDFDHIKKAVEEFEKEKSLAGLICVGGFFTQDGLLGAHVAKLAEERGLPTQSVEGLYRSNNKYLTRDTLFHAGLNTVDFGLATDEESLLRHAERIGYPVILKPINGCASQLVIKCENEQELIKGFHMGLKKLPQSLYKHMYSCIHRFPDQSGKMIEFNPLTSMLVEGYISGREASVEIVVTETEVIPLLVHDKVLVTEGDRVVYEHLLVVPPVRFHDKEIQRMKEYAVKVAKATGIKNALCHVELRYDEKTGPQLLEINPRVGGMLVTQSLETMIGFSVPDAILDLALGTFKPGTYDSISDLHAMFTLYPPHSGYFERVEGLDKLKRLPGILSTTLLFPEGSYIHGDDEEVFLLMGWMRGNSYEEILSVYEEAKKVVRFHIIKKEKGK, encoded by the coding sequence ATGAACAAAGCGATGGTTTTTGTCGAAAATCAGGCGTTTGGTATTTTGGTAAAATTGGCGAAACGTTCAAAGGAACGGGGATTTGATAACTTTGTGTTGTTTCGACCCATGCATCCCCATGAAAAAGAGCAGTTGAAGCAATATGAACAAGCGTACAAACAGCCCCTGTTTGATCGCCTGGTAGAAACAGAGCGATGGGATTTCGATCATATCAAGAAGGCTGTCGAAGAGTTTGAAAAGGAAAAAAGCTTGGCGGGTCTGATCTGTGTGGGTGGTTTTTTCACTCAGGACGGTCTTCTTGGAGCCCATGTGGCAAAGTTGGCCGAAGAAAGGGGACTTCCCACACAGTCAGTGGAAGGGTTATACCGTTCCAATAATAAATATCTGACCAGGGACACGCTTTTCCACGCCGGTCTCAATACAGTCGATTTCGGTCTTGCCACTGATGAAGAGAGTTTGCTCAGGCATGCGGAGCGAATTGGTTACCCCGTTATTCTAAAGCCGATTAACGGTTGCGCATCACAATTGGTGATCAAATGTGAAAACGAACAAGAATTGATTAAAGGATTTCATATGGGATTAAAAAAGTTGCCACAATCCTTGTACAAACACATGTACTCTTGCATTCACCGGTTTCCCGACCAGAGCGGAAAGATGATCGAATTTAATCCCCTCACTTCCATGTTGGTTGAAGGTTATATTTCCGGCCGAGAAGCAAGTGTGGAAATCGTGGTAACGGAAACTGAAGTGATTCCCCTATTGGTTCATGACAAGGTTTTGGTGACGGAAGGTGACAGAGTCGTATACGAACATTTACTGGTTGTTCCGCCCGTAAGGTTTCATGATAAGGAAATCCAAAGAATGAAAGAATATGCGGTAAAAGTGGCGAAAGCAACGGGTATCAAAAACGCTCTTTGCCATGTGGAATTGCGCTATGACGAAAAAACCGGTCCTCAGCTCTTGGAAATCAATCCGCGAGTGGGTGGAATGCTTGTCACGCAGAGTTTGGAAACCATGATCGGTTTTTCCGTACCGGACGCTATATTGGATTTGGCTCTTGGAACTTTCAAACCCGGCACTTATGACAGCATTTCCGATTTGCATGCCATGTTTACATTGTATCCGCCTCATTCGGGTTATTTCGAACGGGTGGAAGGACTCGACAAGTTGAAAAGGTTACCCGGCATTTTGTCCACCACATTGTTGTTCCCGGAAGGTTCATATATTCATGGTGACGATGAGGAAGTTTTTCTTTTAATGGGATGGATGAGGGGAAACAGTTACGAGGAAATTCTCTCCGTTTACGAGGAAGCAAAGAAAGTGGTTCGTTTCCATATCATCAAAAAAGAAAAGGGGAAATAA
- a CDS encoding MFS transporter has translation MVNRLSLKKDPMFYFYILAASKGISDIGNFLNMVIFNLYAYVLTGSAWAMGLFMAIRLFGGFFFGFFSGILADWMNRKTLMIFADIIRGVALVLLVLAPIQWSMVLLAVTSFILGSFGQVFNVALQSSIPVIVGKEQLVKANSLINALQSVGMVIGTLTAGIALNVLGYRPLFLFDAFTFFLSAVILIFLPIQTREQNLENQAGPVESKVNLIKEVKILYQYLKLLPILMALMFIRFIDTFGSASHNVGMPVFSAQLKPDKPSFYAGIIWASWAVGNLIGARGLVKWLSLNKTKVSEMAFGISTFFMSAFFILLFWGQHWSFILICALLAGVSDGISAICYNSRLQNEPDHIRGRIFGVSSSFHTVGFGIGMLVCSPLLDVISPFQTVAIMHGLPLMMCIWFVAFHMKRSKYVERKWPRGKSMS, from the coding sequence ATGGTGAATCGATTGTCATTAAAGAAAGACCCCATGTTCTATTTTTATATACTTGCTGCAAGCAAAGGGATTTCCGATATTGGAAACTTTCTAAACATGGTTATTTTTAATCTTTATGCTTATGTTTTGACGGGCAGTGCTTGGGCCATGGGGCTTTTTATGGCGATTCGGCTTTTCGGAGGCTTTTTTTTCGGCTTTTTCTCCGGAATATTGGCTGATTGGATGAACAGGAAAACATTGATGATATTTGCCGACATCATTCGTGGTGTTGCACTCGTCTTGTTGGTTCTGGCTCCGATTCAGTGGTCAATGGTGCTGTTGGCAGTTACTTCTTTCATACTCGGTTCCTTTGGTCAAGTGTTTAACGTTGCTCTGCAATCCAGTATTCCGGTGATCGTGGGGAAAGAACAACTGGTAAAAGCAAATTCATTGATCAATGCGCTTCAATCTGTCGGAATGGTGATTGGTACTCTCACCGCCGGAATTGCTTTGAATGTGTTGGGATACCGTCCCCTGTTTCTTTTTGATGCCTTCACCTTTTTTCTGTCAGCAGTCATTTTGATTTTCCTCCCCATCCAAACCAGGGAACAAAATTTGGAGAACCAAGCCGGACCTGTTGAATCGAAAGTCAACTTGATTAAGGAGGTAAAGATCTTATATCAGTATTTGAAGTTGCTGCCCATTTTGATGGCGCTCATGTTTATTCGTTTTATCGATACCTTTGGTTCCGCTTCTCATAATGTGGGTATGCCCGTTTTTTCTGCTCAATTAAAGCCTGATAAGCCTTCCTTCTATGCCGGGATCATCTGGGCGTCTTGGGCGGTGGGCAACTTGATCGGAGCGCGCGGCTTGGTCAAATGGTTAAGCTTGAACAAAACCAAAGTGAGCGAAATGGCCTTTGGCATTTCCACTTTTTTCATGTCCGCCTTTTTTATCCTGTTATTTTGGGGTCAGCATTGGTCCTTCATCTTAATTTGTGCGTTACTTGCAGGTGTCTCTGACGGCATATCCGCGATTTGCTACAATTCACGCCTGCAAAATGAGCCTGATCATATCAGGGGAAGGATTTTCGGTGTCTCTTCCTCCTTCCACACTGTTGGTTTTGGGATCGGGATGCTTGTTTGCTCGCCGTTACTTGACGTTATTTCCCCATTTCAAACAGTAGCCATCATGCACGGTCTTCCGCTCATGATGTGTATCTGGTTTGTTGCATTTCACATGAAAAGAAGCAAATATGTTGAAAGGAAATGGCCAAGGGGAAAATCGATGAGTTAA
- a CDS encoding efflux RND transporter permease subunit — MSVLTRFSLRNTAAVLILVLLVTFGGLYTATQLKMEAMPDITFPVIVVITPYPGASPQDVDQKVTQPIEQSLQGIAGAKKISSVSADSTSVVVVEYDFDTDLDKAKQEMQEAIDRVSLPDGAMKPSFSRFGFNTFPFMILGVTSKTKTPDELEKWVKETAEPILKSADGVGQVQIKGQGPKAVYVRLKQDQLKKYNLTAQQVQQALQASNVSIPVGELSSGRLDLPVRVDQKITSVDQLRNLRLTIQPNPQEGMEDAFNQIGQGMQGLGQAVGGLGQSMGQLGRGLGEVGQGVGLLQAQVRILQAAQQLQAQLLGDQIALNAAEMRLKQNPQDQEAAAQVAQLKPKVAAEMQALKQLNAQLSQLQKQMPQPKGAPAGGVPRGMGEQPKTSGKPEIKEAQIQTVKLSEIADISESRHDNTVITRMNGKPSVNIELIKDPDGNIVEAAEAVSAKLRTLKKQNPDVQFTLLFDQSRAVKASIHTMVREGLLGALFASVVILLFLRNFRTTLIAVVSIPLSVLATLILLKQADITLNVMTLGGLAVAIGRVVDDSIVVIENIYRHLMQNRERTVDLIACATKEVGAAITSSTLTTVAVFVPLGLVSGIVGKVFLPFALTVVFALLCSLIVAVTVVPLMAKLMLLNKGKRRRFKEKESGMAAGYRRALAWALDHKGIVLSVSTLALVASLFLIPLVGTSFLPSEKDKALQVKLELPPGTALRTTDAQARKLEAKLRAYPQVKQVSTTVGNLRGQLAGDGTIGSTNKVSLFANLDPDTDMDRFLSQVRNDLRKIKGNGELQVSEVKSIGPPSSQIVAIIKGERMADIRKTADILTDRMKHVSGLTNVTNNLSEQKELVTVHVDEAKAAQHGLMPMQVAMSIRGLLQADKVGELENGNQTEEIKLGLENKDLHSVERLKAIQLLTPTGKMVNLGDIASVRVEQGPVTIQKENGSQYAQVSGDVIGKDTGALSRQVQQIINGVKLPSGVKVTLGGDTEEMQKSFGQLGVAMIVAVAAVYLVMIVTFGEATAPFTILFSLPYAVIGGLIGLWLSDQPISVSAMIGALMLIGIVVTNAIVLIDRVQQQRARGLDVRSALLEAAGTRLRPILMTALATVFALLPLGLGYGEGSLISQGLAVVVIGGLTSSTLLTLFIVPIMYSMLTRMRDRLARNRHTEATTE, encoded by the coding sequence GTGAGCGTACTGACTCGGTTCTCCCTGCGAAACACCGCTGCCGTGCTGATCCTGGTTTTGCTGGTCACCTTTGGTGGATTGTATACGGCAACACAGCTGAAAATGGAAGCGATGCCCGACATCACGTTCCCGGTCATCGTGGTGATCACGCCGTATCCGGGGGCGTCGCCGCAGGACGTCGACCAAAAAGTAACTCAGCCGATCGAGCAATCGTTGCAGGGAATCGCCGGAGCCAAGAAGATCAGTTCGGTGTCTGCGGACAGCACCTCGGTTGTGGTCGTGGAGTATGATTTCGACACGGATCTGGACAAGGCCAAGCAGGAGATGCAGGAAGCGATCGACCGTGTTTCCCTGCCGGACGGTGCGATGAAACCGTCGTTCAGCCGGTTCGGGTTCAACACGTTTCCGTTCATGATTCTGGGGGTGACGAGCAAAACCAAAACCCCGGACGAACTGGAAAAATGGGTGAAGGAAACGGCTGAACCAATCCTGAAATCAGCGGATGGCGTGGGTCAGGTGCAGATCAAGGGGCAGGGACCCAAAGCGGTGTATGTCCGGCTGAAGCAGGATCAGCTGAAAAAGTACAACCTGACGGCGCAACAGGTCCAACAAGCGCTCCAAGCGAGCAACGTTTCCATCCCGGTGGGCGAACTGTCATCCGGTCGGTTGGACTTGCCGGTGCGGGTGGATCAGAAGATCACGTCGGTGGATCAACTGAGAAATCTGCGCCTCACCATCCAACCCAATCCGCAGGAAGGGATGGAGGATGCCTTCAACCAGATCGGCCAAGGCATGCAGGGATTGGGTCAGGCTGTCGGCGGACTGGGCCAGTCGATGGGTCAACTGGGCCGGGGATTGGGTGAAGTGGGCCAAGGTGTGGGGCTGTTGCAGGCTCAGGTGCGGATCTTGCAGGCGGCACAGCAACTGCAGGCACAGCTGTTGGGGGATCAAATCGCACTTAACGCCGCGGAAATGCGGCTCAAGCAAAACCCGCAGGATCAGGAAGCAGCCGCACAGGTGGCGCAGTTGAAACCGAAAGTGGCCGCCGAGATGCAAGCGCTGAAACAGCTCAATGCACAGCTGAGCCAACTGCAAAAGCAGATGCCGCAACCCAAGGGGGCACCAGCAGGCGGAGTCCCGCGCGGAATGGGGGAGCAACCGAAAACAAGCGGCAAACCGGAAATCAAGGAAGCACAAATTCAGACGGTCAAACTGTCCGAGATCGCCGACATCAGCGAATCGCGACATGACAACACCGTGATTACGCGTATGAACGGGAAGCCGTCGGTCAACATCGAGTTGATCAAGGACCCCGACGGCAACATCGTGGAAGCGGCTGAAGCGGTCTCGGCCAAACTGAGGACGCTGAAAAAGCAGAATCCCGATGTGCAATTCACACTGCTGTTTGATCAGTCGCGTGCGGTGAAGGCGTCCATTCACACAATGGTGCGGGAAGGTTTGTTGGGTGCACTGTTTGCGTCCGTTGTGATTCTCTTGTTCTTGCGCAATTTCCGAACGACATTGATCGCCGTCGTCTCGATTCCGCTGTCGGTGCTGGCCACGCTGATTTTGCTTAAACAGGCGGACATCACGTTGAATGTGATGACCCTGGGCGGTTTGGCTGTTGCCATCGGGCGCGTGGTGGACGACAGCATCGTCGTGATTGAAAATATTTACCGCCACTTGATGCAAAACCGCGAGCGAACCGTCGATCTGATCGCCTGTGCCACCAAGGAAGTGGGGGCGGCCATCACATCTTCCACCCTCACGACGGTGGCGGTATTTGTACCGTTGGGATTGGTGAGCGGCATCGTCGGCAAAGTGTTTCTGCCGTTTGCGCTGACGGTGGTGTTTGCCCTTCTTTGTTCACTGATCGTCGCCGTCACGGTCGTTCCGTTGATGGCGAAACTGATGCTCTTGAACAAAGGAAAACGGCGGCGCTTCAAAGAGAAGGAAAGCGGAATGGCGGCCGGTTACCGACGGGCGTTGGCATGGGCACTGGATCACAAAGGTATCGTTCTGTCGGTGTCCACCTTGGCACTTGTCGCCAGTCTGTTTCTCATCCCGTTGGTGGGAACCAGCTTCCTTCCGTCCGAAAAGGACAAAGCTTTGCAAGTGAAACTGGAATTGCCGCCGGGGACCGCTTTGCGTACCACCGACGCCCAGGCTCGCAAGCTGGAAGCGAAATTACGCGCCTATCCCCAAGTAAAGCAAGTGTCCACGACCGTGGGCAACTTGCGCGGACAGCTGGCAGGGGATGGTACGATCGGCAGCACCAACAAGGTGTCCCTGTTTGCCAACCTCGATCCGGATACGGACATGGACCGTTTCTTGTCCCAAGTGCGAAACGATTTAAGGAAAATCAAAGGAAACGGTGAACTGCAAGTATCCGAAGTGAAAAGCATCGGACCGCCTTCCAGCCAGATTGTTGCGATCATCAAAGGGGAACGAATGGCGGACATCCGGAAAACGGCCGACATCCTGACGGACAGAATGAAGCATGTGAGCGGTCTTACCAACGTGACCAACAACCTGAGTGAACAAAAGGAACTGGTTACCGTCCATGTCGATGAGGCCAAAGCGGCCCAACACGGTTTGATGCCGATGCAGGTGGCGATGTCGATTCGCGGATTGTTGCAGGCGGACAAAGTAGGCGAGCTGGAGAATGGGAACCAGACTGAGGAGATCAAACTGGGGTTGGAAAACAAGGACCTGCACTCCGTTGAGCGATTGAAAGCCATTCAATTGTTGACCCCGACAGGCAAAATGGTCAACTTGGGGGACATCGCCTCCGTCCGGGTTGAGCAGGGGCCTGTCACCATTCAAAAGGAAAACGGCTCTCAGTATGCCCAGGTCTCCGGCGACGTGATCGGCAAGGACACAGGGGCGCTGTCACGGCAAGTCCAGCAAATCATCAACGGGGTGAAACTGCCGTCCGGCGTGAAGGTAACGCTGGGGGGCGACACGGAGGAGATGCAGAAAAGCTTTGGCCAGCTGGGAGTGGCCATGATAGTGGCTGTGGCCGCCGTCTACTTGGTGATGATCGTTACCTTTGGCGAAGCGACTGCTCCGTTCACGATCCTGTTTTCCTTGCCGTATGCTGTGATCGGCGGTTTGATCGGTTTGTGGTTGTCGGATCAGCCGATCAGTGTATCCGCGATGATCGGAGCGCTGATGCTGATCGGCATCGTCGTCACCAACGCGATCGTGCTGATCGACAGGGTTCAGCAACAACGGGCACGTGGTCTGGACGTCCGCTCGGCGCTGTTGGAGGCGGCAGGTACCCGGTTGCGACCGATTCTGATGACAGCGCTGGCCACCGTGTTCGCCCTGTTGCCACTGGGTCTGGGTTATGGTGAAGGGTCACTCATATCACAGGGATTGGCCGTTGTGGTGATCGGGGGGCTGACTTCCTCCACTCTGTTGACCCTCTTTATCGTTCCGATTATGTACAGCATGCTCACACGGATGAGAGACCGGTTGGCGCGGAATCGGCATACGGAAGCGACGACGGAGTAG
- a CDS encoding TetR/AcrR family transcriptional regulator, producing the protein MSPRTPEQNAAIREKRIQQILDAALKVYRARGYHGAEIGEIARVAGLGRGLIYYYFRNKKDLFLTLIRHTLEAWQERAKGILDADLPVAERLARYLKEMCVQALQHPEITYFHTTISRNLRVVFPDEATEVMSHYEQHMFVPFRRLIEEGVRKGELRDVDPQVAERMFFSVLYGALDNENMITPEHIDPLMEITLFGLVKTGGGTDDD; encoded by the coding sequence ATGTCGCCGCGAACACCCGAGCAAAATGCGGCCATACGGGAAAAGCGTATTCAGCAGATACTGGATGCCGCGTTAAAAGTATATCGCGCACGGGGATATCACGGAGCCGAAATTGGGGAGATTGCCCGCGTGGCAGGCCTGGGACGCGGATTGATCTATTATTACTTCCGCAACAAGAAGGATTTGTTTTTGACACTCATCCGTCATACATTGGAGGCATGGCAGGAACGTGCGAAGGGAATCTTGGACGCCGATTTGCCCGTTGCCGAACGACTGGCGCGATACTTGAAGGAGATGTGCGTACAGGCACTGCAACATCCGGAAATCACCTATTTCCACACTACCATCTCCCGCAATCTGCGTGTCGTATTTCCAGATGAAGCCACAGAAGTGATGTCCCATTACGAGCAACATATGTTTGTGCCCTTTCGCCGCCTGATCGAAGAGGGGGTTCGCAAGGGGGAACTGCGCGACGTGGACCCTCAGGTTGCGGAGCGGATGTTTTTCAGTGTGTTGTACGGTGCACTCGATAACGAAAACATGATTACACCGGAGCATATTGATCCGTTGATGGAAATTACATTGTTCGGTCTGGTGAAAACAGGCGGGGGAACGGACGATGATTGA
- a CDS encoding macro domain-containing protein, translating into MIRYVRGNILEADVEALVNPVNCVGVMGKGLAFAFKAAYPANFAAYVLACQTGKMKPGAVYPVFERGKWILNFPTKKHWRQKSRLEYIETGLRDLVRVIETKGIECIAVPALGCGLGGLDWREVKKLIEQYLGGLDIDVYVFEPHV; encoded by the coding sequence ATGATTCGGTATGTACGAGGAAATATACTGGAAGCGGATGTAGAAGCGCTTGTGAATCCTGTCAATTGTGTCGGAGTGATGGGAAAAGGTTTGGCTTTCGCATTCAAAGCGGCATATCCTGCCAATTTCGCTGCGTATGTTTTGGCATGTCAAACCGGCAAAATGAAACCGGGTGCGGTTTACCCGGTTTTCGAACGAGGAAAATGGATTTTAAACTTCCCCACAAAAAAGCATTGGCGGCAGAAATCCCGATTGGAATACATCGAAACAGGGTTGCGGGATCTGGTAAGGGTCATCGAGACAAAAGGAATCGAATGCATCGCCGTTCCGGCCCTCGGGTGTGGGTTGGGCGGACTGGACTGGCGTGAAGTGAAAAAGTTAATAGAGCAATATCTGGGCGGCCTGGATATCGATGTCTATGTATTTGAACCCCATGTTTAA
- a CDS encoding acyltransferase — translation MRRTERFPVEGSNALWQLYRTVSFWKVLRNVVIGELNRYNPHLGFKNWVYRTFLGMRIGDKTALAFKVVVDVLFPERIRIGNNTIIGYNTTLLTHEYLVEEYRIGDVEIGDHVMIGANTTILPGVRIGDRAVVGAGSVVTKDVPAGAFVAGNPARFIRWREGASSPE, via the coding sequence ATGCGGCGGACGGAACGTTTTCCCGTCGAGGGCAGCAATGCTTTGTGGCAGCTATACCGGACGGTTTCCTTCTGGAAGGTATTGCGCAATGTGGTCATCGGGGAGTTAAACCGATACAATCCGCACCTGGGATTCAAAAACTGGGTATACCGGACATTCTTGGGGATGCGGATCGGCGACAAAACCGCCCTGGCATTTAAAGTGGTGGTGGATGTCCTGTTCCCCGAACGGATTCGTATCGGCAACAACACGATCATCGGCTACAACACGACCCTGTTGACACACGAATATCTGGTAGAGGAGTATCGGATCGGCGATGTGGAGATCGGTGATCATGTGATGATCGGCGCCAACACCACCATCCTGCCGGGGGTACGGATCGGAGATCGGGCGGTGGTCGGCGCCGGCTCGGTCGTGACGAAGGATGTCCCGGCGGGAGCGTTTGTCGCGGGTAATCCGGCGCGCTTCATCCGATGGCGGGAGGGAGCGTCTTCTCCCGAGTAA
- the ppaX gene encoding pyrophosphatase PpaX — MSKRYTVMLFDLDGTLIDTHELILASFMHTLERHCPGKYTREDVIRYMGEPLIDQMRRFDPDQAEAMVHTYREHNIQHHDEYASAFPGVVDVLHRLAEAGVKMGVVTNKQRKTAEMGLRLLGVEKLMQTVICFGETAKAKPHPDPVLTAMKRLHGKPDQTLMVGDSKYDLMAGKRAGVASALVGWSMHDSAELRALEPEYVLNSPEDLLGLAGIGPKGTS, encoded by the coding sequence GTGTCCAAACGGTATACCGTGATGCTTTTCGACTTGGATGGCACGTTGATTGATACACACGAACTGATTCTCGCTTCGTTCATGCACACACTGGAACGGCATTGTCCGGGGAAATACACCCGCGAAGACGTGATCCGGTACATGGGGGAACCGCTCATCGATCAGATGCGTCGTTTTGACCCGGATCAAGCTGAGGCGATGGTACATACCTATCGGGAGCACAACATCCAACATCACGATGAATATGCAAGTGCATTTCCCGGTGTGGTGGACGTATTGCATCGCTTGGCGGAAGCGGGCGTCAAAATGGGGGTCGTCACCAACAAACAGCGCAAGACGGCCGAGATGGGATTGCGGTTGCTGGGTGTGGAGAAACTGATGCAAACCGTGATTTGTTTTGGCGAGACGGCGAAGGCCAAGCCGCACCCCGACCCTGTTTTGACAGCGATGAAACGGCTTCACGGAAAGCCCGATCAAACATTGATGGTCGGAGACAGCAAATACGACCTGATGGCGGGTAAACGAGCCGGTGTGGCCTCCGCGCTGGTTGGTTGGAGTATGCATGACTCGGCTGAATTGCGCGCGTTGGAACCGGAATACGTGTTGAATTCGCCGGAGGATTTGCTGGGCTTGGCCGGGATCGGTCCGAAAGGAACATCCTGA